The following nucleotide sequence is from Sphingomonas panacisoli.
CCCGCTTCCTGCTGGATGATGTGGACGATGTCGTCGACCGTGATCATCCCGACCAGCCGCCCCGCGGCATCGACTACGGCGGCGGAGATCAGCGCATATTTCTGGAAGCGCAGCGCGACTTCTTCCTGGTCCATGTCGACCGGGATCAACGTCTGTTCGCGCTTCATCACGTCGGCCATCGCGACGTTGCGCGGGGTGCGCAGGATCCACGACAGCGCGCAGGTGCCGACCGGCTTGTGGCCGGGATCGACGACGAAGATTTCCCAGAAGTCTGTGGTCAGTTCGTCATGGCCGCGCAGATAGTCGATCGCGTCGCCGACGGTCCAATGTTCGGGCACCGCGACCAGGTCGCGCTGCATCAAGCGGCCGGCGGATTCTTCCGGGTAAGAGAGCGCCTCCTCGATCGCGGCGCGATCGTCGGGCTCCATCGCTTTCAGGACCTCTTGCTGGTCCTCCGGCTCCATGTCCTCGATGATCGCGACGGCGTCGTCGGTCTCGAGTTCGGCGGCGATGTCGGCGACCTGTTGCGGCTCGAGCGCGTCGATCAGGTCCTCGCGGACATAATCGTTCATCTCGGCGAACACGTCGGCGTCGAGCAGATCGGTCAGCGCCTGCGCGAGCGGCCCGCGATCTTCGTGCGGGGTCAGCTCGAACAGATCGGCGATGTCGGCGGGGTGAAGCGGCTCGACCAGCGCACGCGCCGCGTCGGGATCGTTCGCCTCCACCGCGTCGAGCACGGCGGACACGAATTCAGGTTTCAGCCGGTCGTCCTCGTCCAGCTGATCCGCGACGTTATCGAGTTCGGTAGCACCGTCCACGGGCGCCAGATCGGTCTCGCTCATCGTCAGACCTTGGTTCGGGCGTCGGGATATCCATATCGGCGGCCGTTAGCCCCATTTTCCGCGGTTTGCCAGCACCGAACGAGGCCGCTACGGGCCACTCAACGCATTTATTTCACGGAGCAAGAAACATGGCCGACTCTCCCGAGAAACTGACTCTGACGCTCGACGGCGGCGACGTCGTGATCGCGCTGCGCCCCGACCTCGCGCCGCAGCACGTCGCGCAAATCGCCGAACTGGCGAATGAAGGCTTTTACGACGGCGTCCCGTTCCACCGCGTGATCCCCGGCTTCATGGCGCAGGGCGGCGACGGCGGGAATCACAACGGCACCGGCGGGTCGAGCAAGCCCAACATCCCGCAGGAATTCAGCAACGAGCCGCACGTCCGCGGCACCGCGTCGATGGCGCGGACCAACGATCCGAATTCGGCGAACAGCCAGTTCTTCATCTGCTTCGACGATGCGCGCTTCCTCGACGGTCAGTACACTGTCTGGGGTCAGGTCGAATCGGGCATGGAGCTGATCGACGCACTGCCCAAGGGCGAGCCACCGCGCGAGCCGGGCAAGATCGTCAAGGCACGCGCCGAGTAAGCGCGTTTCCGGACACAAAAAGGGCCGCGTCGGGATGCCGACGCAGCCCTTTTCGTTTGGAGGAAAGGCTCAGCTCGCCTTCATGTTCGACGACACGTTGCCGAAGGTCGTTTTCAACTTGTTGCCCAGGCCCTGCATCGCGGCGATCGCAGCGACGGCGATCAGTGCGGCGATCAGGCCGTATTCGATCGCGGTCGCGGCGCGCGTTTCGCGCAAACGCTTGAAAAGATTGATCATAATGGTCCCCCAATCCCAAAGTATTCGACTTTAGTAGTAGGAAGACGCTTAATATCCGGTTAAAAGGTCAAAACTTATGCCTTAACTTCGATCAGTGTTTCCACGAGCCAGTCGTGAAACAATTTAACCGGTTTTTGCTGCATCGCGCGGGGACGGCAGACAAACCAATAGCTGTACGGGCTATCTACTTTGATATCGAACAGTTTTACTAGTCGCGGATCGTGCGCTTCGTCGAAATGACTTGCGTGCATGAAGGCGACACCAAGTCCCTGCGCCGCCGCTTCGAGCATCAACGCGCCCGAATCGAAATGATCGATCGCCAGCGGTTCGATCTCGTCGAGCCCGGCCGCGTGGCGCCACGCGCTGAACGTGTCGGGCATGTCGCGGTGGATCAGTGCGGTGAGGCCGCTCATCTGGTCGGGGTTGGTGATCGGATCCGGCCCGTCGAGCAGCGACCGCGCACCGATCGCATAGACCTGATTGCGGTCGAGCCGTTTGGCATACAGGCTGGGATCGGGCTCCCGCGCCAGCGCGATCGCGACGTCGAGCCCGTCGCCGACCCGCGCCATGTTGTGTCCCGCCGTATCGATATCGAGGTGAAGCTGCGGGTGTTTGGCGCGCAACTCGGCGAGATGCGGGAAAATGCGCTGCGACGCGAATAGCGGCAGGACGCCGAGCCGCAACCGCATGACTTCGGTGCCACTCGTCATGAACTCGACCGCGTCGGTCAGCCGATCGAGCACCGGCGCGATCTGTTGCAGTAACCGCTCGCCGTCCTCGTTCAGCGCAACCGCTTGGTGCCGCCGTTCGAACAATGGCTTGCCGAGAAATGCCTCGAGCGCCTGGATTCGCCGGCTGAGCGCGGGGGCGGACAAAGAAAGTTCCTGCGCAGCCGCCTTGACCGACCCGGTGCGGGCGACCTGAACGAACGCTTCGATCGCGGTCAATGGCGGCAGCCGGCGCATCCACTTTCCCTTACGTCATCCTCACGGTTGTGCGTTGCGGCACATTCCGGTCTTGGCATCGCTACCATTTGTCCTCGTAGGAAATCCAGTCTGCGATTGCGTTTCATGCATGCAACCGGTTTCA
It contains:
- the mgtE gene encoding magnesium transporter is translated as MSETDLAPVDGATELDNVADQLDEDDRLKPEFVSAVLDAVEANDPDAARALVEPLHPADIADLFELTPHEDRGPLAQALTDLLDADVFAEMNDYVREDLIDALEPQQVADIAAELETDDAVAIIEDMEPEDQQEVLKAMEPDDRAAIEEALSYPEESAGRLMQRDLVAVPEHWTVGDAIDYLRGHDELTTDFWEIFVVDPGHKPVGTCALSWILRTPRNVAMADVMKREQTLIPVDMDQEEVALRFQKYALISAAVVDAAGRLVGMITVDDIVHIIQQEAGEDITRLSGAGDGDINEPIGLTVRTRVMWLVINLGGTMLSASIVGLFQGEIGRYAILAALMPIVSALGGNAGTQTLAVVVRAIATNQLTSSNTFWMLMREFRIALCNGLALGISGGLGSWLLLGDPRLSIVFAASMLFNSIVAGLIGVLTPVALDKANIDPAVSSAVFVTTMTDIMGFFSFLGLATLWGLGS
- a CDS encoding peptidylprolyl isomerase, with amino-acid sequence MADSPEKLTLTLDGGDVVIALRPDLAPQHVAQIAELANEGFYDGVPFHRVIPGFMAQGGDGGNHNGTGGSSKPNIPQEFSNEPHVRGTASMARTNDPNSANSQFFICFDDARFLDGQYTVWGQVESGMELIDALPKGEPPREPGKIVKARAE
- a CDS encoding Flp family type IVb pilin → MINLFKRLRETRAATAIEYGLIAALIAVAAIAAMQGLGNKLKTTFGNVSSNMKAS
- a CDS encoding LysR substrate-binding domain-containing protein gives rise to the protein MRRLPPLTAIEAFVQVARTGSVKAAAQELSLSAPALSRRIQALEAFLGKPLFERRHQAVALNEDGERLLQQIAPVLDRLTDAVEFMTSGTEVMRLRLGVLPLFASQRIFPHLAELRAKHPQLHLDIDTAGHNMARVGDGLDVAIALAREPDPSLYAKRLDRNQVYAIGARSLLDGPDPITNPDQMSGLTALIHRDMPDTFSAWRHAAGLDEIEPLAIDHFDSGALMLEAAAQGLGVAFMHASHFDEAHDPRLVKLFDIKVDSPYSYWFVCRPRAMQQKPVKLFHDWLVETLIEVKA